The Prinia subflava isolate CZ2003 ecotype Zambia chromosome 21, Cam_Psub_1.2, whole genome shotgun sequence genome window below encodes:
- the FHAD1 gene encoding forkhead-associated domain-containing protein 1 isoform X3 — protein sequence MRAFLKGSEGCFQLKGDTTTIGSRTGADIVLQGAGVADRHAALEFCTSDNSFILRDFNSPHGTFVNSCQVQNAAVRVRPGDILSFGTAGASFELVLDGAAQVSCPPLKRRVGWSGQLQVVAEPKACTPASPPCLPLLQWQLPPGSLGRGAPRAPGHTPQLELPRRPVSARDRSTASATSLHTCSRTSALRPVSASFSGVGASSVGRAPALGTHKVDLLLQEKQGEKLLEKEMGHVFGLETELKGKDVVIRDIQEEIAAMAKKLAQAAVRNEDELTQKLLTFNRELGAQTEEIKALREQISDLQKGSNQVFSNFLHERDLEIGRLRRESEKLKRDQALTAGLVSNMRRELLQKEQKIQKLQQETEKLNKENREKDNQLAVVSAKCSRIKEETKCELGEQELISCRNRIEELEQDLQGLQEEIQKHESIQKQLAEKAKAEEELKAAWSRQAGQLREAERRERLLRSALQRAGEQLESFKTQVMQVCSPSAAGSTGKSVTEQQVIEKVRQISDENQQSHERERSLQEELSSRLAKEKEVSADIEAFKNSLQKLQACLRSPCSSASLRGELGQLEVLCLGPSVSAIRTTVLDMARGPLSWLEAAEQLLDSAGMELHTSGKGLLAALRSFSEKSQEMAQRNQMLQEQLEKLQELQAELLQEHTKELEAKHEQDLQIKIQQIILEKDKESKQILESAVTEEKDKCKKCVEEEQKKIKELESHLRSMAEATAKKAEEQEMTEGKLREALHELKKIAAQEAMLQQQVLQQDQQLRAAQEENELQKQKLQEEVAGYREQSKQHSLTILALEDRLLEATQQLEVLEEEKAALGEKMEGLQCDAHRSASGAWLQICPAMESHVCLGKLQEELAVAQGTLLEKQAVISRLSRELAETRARMSDMRGELREEQKVELEHSQRQLKHREREVSQLREKLSEMSSLVEEKDRALKAAAEELSQAQRPCPLRDASQQTLETPEDAPRTPVQEPPSDLAELGVKCRGLRHEETIQRQKEGLAELRERVKMLEKRQCSGAVKSNSEPLVVWRKDFPEKMVQQRGLELEPAPVSGEKLKAGKVPAGGSFSITNSTVSLDKAEAAGLGEQMYLDVIGALGSLMEMKELSGMQPLKHLPQEKRAEVGLQRQEALELLYKKIRNLQVHLKRKEETLKDYEGSVEQLRATEQKSNVKRGKVLPVLCSGTFCSLRQSQDALQRCQEDLSKLQDEAHREAEEKALLQEALRRLQLQLGQERRLRQAGKRHKVRRQHPALLCVQQAAPPLGNHPQSGQSDHPTPSSCSVCNRQLHLLGTIHRGVSQTIPRGCWRFQAPSAQPQHRGSIP from the exons GCTGCCCAG GTGTCCTGTCCCCCCTTGAAACGTCGTGTAGGGTGGAGTGGGCAGCTCCAGGTGGTTGCAGAGCCCAAAGCCTGCACTCCTGCATCTCCTCCGTGCCTGCCCTTGCTGCAGTGGCAGCTTCCCCCCGGctccctgggcaggggggcCCCCAGAGCCCCCGGCCACACgccccagctggagctgccaaggCGACCTGTGAGTGCCCGGGACAGGAGCACGGCCAGTGCCACCTCTCTGCACACCTGCAGCAGGACCTCTGCCCTGAGACCAG TCTCAgccagcttctctggtgttggtgCAAGCAGTGTGGGGAGAGCCCCTGCCCTAGGGACTCACAAGGTGGATCtcctcctgcaggagaag CAgggtgagaagctgctggagaaggaaatggGTCACGTTTTTGGTTTAGAAACAGAGTTAAAGGGAAAGGATGTGGTGATAAGAGACATACAGGAGGAGATCGCAGCCATGGCAAAGAAACTGGCCCAGGCAGCAGTGAGGAACGAGGATGAGCTCACCCAGAAGCTGCTCACCTTCAACAGAGAGCTGGGAGCCCAAACAGAGGAGATCAAAGCCCTGAGGGAACAG ATCAGTGACCTGCAGAAAGGCTCAAACCAAGTTTTCAGCAATTTCCTCCATGAAAGGGACCTGGAGATCGGGAGACTGCGGAGAGAAAGTGAGAAGTTGAAGAGGGACCAGGCCTTGACTGCAG GTCTGGTGAGCAACATGCGAAGGGAGCTCCtgcaaaaggagcagaaaatcCAGAAACTCCAGCAAGAGACTGAAAAACTGAATAAGGAAAACCGAGAGAAGGACAATCAGCTGGCTGTGGTTTCAGCCAAG TGCTCGAGaattaaagaagaaacaaagtGTGAACTCGGAGAGCAAGAGCTAATCTCCTGCAGAAAT CGCAtagaggagctggagcaggacctgcaggggctgcaggaggagatcCAGAAGCATGAGAGCATCCAAAAGCAACTGGCTGAGAAAGCCAAG gcagaggaggaactGAAGGCAGCCTGGTCTCGGCAGGCGGGGCAGCTGCGGGAGGCGGAGCGCAGGGAGCGCCTGCTGCGCTCTGCCCTGCAGCGAGCCGGGGAGCAG ctggagtcCTTCAAGACCCAAGTGATGCAAGTCTGTTCTCCatcagcagctggcagcacagggaaatcTGTAACAGAGCAGCAG GTGATAGAGAAGGTCAGGCAGATCTCTGATGAAAACCAACAGAGTCATGAGAGAGAGAGGAGTCTGCAGGAGGAATTAAGCTCCAGGCTGGCAAAGGAGAAGGAGGTGTCTGCAGACATCGAGGCGTTCAAGAACTCCCTGCAGAAGCTCCAG GCTTGCCTGAGgagcccctgcagcagtgccagcctgcgaggggagctggggcagctggaggtgcTGTGCCTGGGTCCCTCTGTCTCGGCCATCAGGACAACAGTGCTGGACATGGCACGTGGccccctgtcctggctggaggctgcagagcagctcctggacagtgcagggatggagctgcacaCCTCTGGCAAAG GGCTGTTGGCCGCTCTCAGGAGCTTCTCGGAAAAGAGTCAGGAGATGGCACAGAGGAATCAGATGCTGCAg GAGCAATTAGAgaagctccaggagctgcaggcagagctgctgcaggagcacacGAAGGAGCTGGAAGCAAAACATGAGCAAGACTTACAGATAAAAATCCAGCAAATTATCCTGGAAAAGGACAAGGAGAGCAAACAG ATTCTGGAAAGTGCTGTCACCGAGGAGAAGGACAAGTGCAAGAAATGTGTGGAGGAAGAACAGAAGAAGATAAAAGAGTTGGAAAGCCACCTCAGAAGCATGGCTGAG GCAACAGCAAagaaggcagaggagcaggaaatgACAGAGGGAAAACTGAGAGAAGCTTTGCACGAGCTGAAGAAAATCGCTGCACAAGAG GCAATGTTACAGCAGCAGGTGCttcagcaggaccagcagctcagggctgcccaGGAGGAAAATGAGTTACAGAAGCAGAAACTGCAAGAAGAAGTTGCAGGATACAGGGAGCAAAGCAAGCAGCATTCCCTGACCATCTTGGCTTTGGAGGACAGGCTGCTGGAGGCCactcagcagctggaagtgctggaggaggaaaaggcagcacttggggaaaaaatggaag GACTTCAGTGTGATGCCCACAGGTCAGCATCGGGAGCTTGGCTGCAGATTTGTCCTGCCATGGAGTCTCATGTTTGTCTGGG GaaactgcaggaggagctggcagtggcGCAGGGCACGCTCCTGGAGAAGCAGGCAGTCATCAGCAggctcagcagggagctggcagaaacCAGAGCCAGGATGTCGGACATGAGAG GGGAGCTGAGGGAAGAGCAGAAGgtggagctggagcacagccagAGGCAGCTGAAACACCGGGAGCGGGAAGTGAGCCAGCTCAGGGAGAAGCTATCCGAGATGTCCAGCCTTGTGGAGGAGAAGGATCGGgccctgaaagcagcagctgaagagtTGAG CCAAGCCCAAAGACCCTGCCCTCTGAGGGATGCTTCCCAGCAAACACTGGAGACCCCAGAGGATGCTCCCAGGACACCAGTGCAG GAGCCACCATCAGACTTGGCTGAGCTTGGTGTAAAATGCCGAGGGCTCAGGCATGAGGAAACCATCCAACGCCAAAAGGAAGGGTTGGCCGAGCTCAGGGAGAGAGTGAAGATGTTGGAGAAGAGACAGTGCTCAG GTGCTGTGAAGAGCAATTCCGAGCCCCTGGTAGTCTGGAGGAAAGACTTCCCAGAGAAAATGGTCCAACAAAGAGGTCTTGAGCTGGAACCTGCACCTGTGTCAGGAGAAAAACTCAAGGCTGGCAAA GTTCCTGCTGGGGGCTCGTTCAGCATCACCAACAGCACAGTGAGCTTGGACAAGGCTGAGGCAGCAGGCTTGGGTGAGCAGATG TACCTTGATGTAATCGGTGCTCTGGGAAGCCTGATGGAGATGAAGGAGCTGTCAGGAATGCAGCCTCTGAAGCACCTTCCTCAGGAGAAGAGGGCAGAAGTAGGACTGCAGAGACAAGAGGCCCTGGAGCTGTTGTACAAAAAGATCAGGAACCTCCAGGTTCacttgaaaaggaaagaagaaacgCTGAAAGATTATGAGGGAAGTGTGGAGCAGCTCAG GGCCACAGAACAAAAGTCAAATGTCAAGAGGGGAAAGGTCCTCCCAGTTTTGTGCAGTGGTaccttctgcagcctcag gcagagccaaGATGCCCTGCAGAGGTGCCAGGAGGATCTGTCCAAGCTGCAGGATGAAGCCcacagggaggcagaggagaaggctctgCTGCAAGAGGCTCTGcggaggctgcagctccagctgggccAGGAGAGGAGGCTGCGGCAAGCGGGCAAACGGCACAAGGTGAGGaggcagcacccagctctgctctgtgtgcaaCAGGCAGCTCCACCTCTTGGGAACCATCCACAGAGTGGTCAGTCAGACCATCCcacacccagctcctgctccgtGTGCAACAGGCAGCTCCACCTCTTGGGAACCATCCACAGAGGGGTCAGTCAGACCATCCCAAGAGGCTGCTGGAGGTTCCAGGCCCCCAGTGCTCAGCCACAGCACCGTGGCAGCATCCCTTGA
- the FHAD1 gene encoding forkhead-associated domain-containing protein 1 isoform X6 translates to MRAFLKGSEGCFQLKGDTTTIGSRTGADIVLQGAGVADRHAALEFCTSDNSFILRDFNSPHGTFVNSCQVQNAAVRVRPGDILSFGTAGASFELVLDGAAQVSCPPLKRRVGWSGQLQVVAEPKACTPASPPCLPLLQWQLPPGSLGRGAPRAPGHTPQLELPRRPVSARDRSTASATSLHTCSRTSALRPVSASFSGVGASSVGRAPALGTHKVDLLLQEKQGEKLLEKEMGHVFGLETELKGKDVVIRDIQEEIAAMAKKLAQAAVRNEDELTQKLLTFNRELGAQTEEIKALREQISDLQKGSNQVFSNFLHERDLEIGRLRRESEKLKRDQALTAGLVSNMRRELLQKEQKIQKLQQETEKLNKENREKDNQLAVVSAKCSRIKEETKCELGEQELISCRNRIEELEQDLQGLQEEIQKHESIQKQLAEKAKAEEELKAAWSRQAGQLREAERRERLLRSALQRAGEQLESFKTQVMQVCSPSAAGSTGKSVTEQQVIEKVRQISDENQQSHERERSLQEELSSRLAKEKEVSADIEAFKNSLQKLQACLRSPCSSASLRGELGQLEVLCLGPSVSAIRTTVLDMARGPLSWLEAAEQLLDSAGMELHTSGKGLLAALRSFSEKSQEMAQRNQMLQEQLEKLQELQAELLQEHTKELEAKHEQDLQIKIQQIILEKDKESKQILESAVTEEKDKCKKCVEEEQKKIKELESHLRSMAEATAKKAEEQEMTEGKLREALHELKKIAAQEAMLQQQVLQQDQQLRAAQEENELQKQKLQEEVAGYREQSKQHSLTILALEDRLLEATQQLEVLEEEKAALGEKMEGLQCDAHRSASGAWLQICPAMESHVCLGKLQEELAVAQGTLLEKQAVISRLSRELAETRARMSDMRGELREEQKVELEHSQRQLKHREREVSQLREKLSEMSSLVEEKDRALKAAAEELSQAQRPCPLRDASQQTLETPEDAPRTPVQLAELWVLAVQEPPSDLAELGVKCRGLRHEETIQRQKEGLAELRERVKMLEKRQCSGAVKSNSEPLVVWRKDFPEKMVQQRGLELEPAPVSGEKLKAGKVPAGGSFSITNSTVSLDKAEAAGLGEQMYLDVIGALGSLMEMKELSGMQPLKHLPQEKRAEVGLQRQEALELLYKKIRNLQVHLKRKEETLKDYEGSVEQLRQSQDALQRCQEDLSKLQDEAHREAEEKALLQEALRRLQLQLGQERRLRQAGKRHKVRRQHPALLCVQQAAPPLGNHPQSGQSDHPTPSSCSVCNRQLHLLGTIHRGVSQTIPRGCWRFQAPSAQPQHRGSIP, encoded by the exons GCTGCCCAG GTGTCCTGTCCCCCCTTGAAACGTCGTGTAGGGTGGAGTGGGCAGCTCCAGGTGGTTGCAGAGCCCAAAGCCTGCACTCCTGCATCTCCTCCGTGCCTGCCCTTGCTGCAGTGGCAGCTTCCCCCCGGctccctgggcaggggggcCCCCAGAGCCCCCGGCCACACgccccagctggagctgccaaggCGACCTGTGAGTGCCCGGGACAGGAGCACGGCCAGTGCCACCTCTCTGCACACCTGCAGCAGGACCTCTGCCCTGAGACCAG TCTCAgccagcttctctggtgttggtgCAAGCAGTGTGGGGAGAGCCCCTGCCCTAGGGACTCACAAGGTGGATCtcctcctgcaggagaag CAgggtgagaagctgctggagaaggaaatggGTCACGTTTTTGGTTTAGAAACAGAGTTAAAGGGAAAGGATGTGGTGATAAGAGACATACAGGAGGAGATCGCAGCCATGGCAAAGAAACTGGCCCAGGCAGCAGTGAGGAACGAGGATGAGCTCACCCAGAAGCTGCTCACCTTCAACAGAGAGCTGGGAGCCCAAACAGAGGAGATCAAAGCCCTGAGGGAACAG ATCAGTGACCTGCAGAAAGGCTCAAACCAAGTTTTCAGCAATTTCCTCCATGAAAGGGACCTGGAGATCGGGAGACTGCGGAGAGAAAGTGAGAAGTTGAAGAGGGACCAGGCCTTGACTGCAG GTCTGGTGAGCAACATGCGAAGGGAGCTCCtgcaaaaggagcagaaaatcCAGAAACTCCAGCAAGAGACTGAAAAACTGAATAAGGAAAACCGAGAGAAGGACAATCAGCTGGCTGTGGTTTCAGCCAAG TGCTCGAGaattaaagaagaaacaaagtGTGAACTCGGAGAGCAAGAGCTAATCTCCTGCAGAAAT CGCAtagaggagctggagcaggacctgcaggggctgcaggaggagatcCAGAAGCATGAGAGCATCCAAAAGCAACTGGCTGAGAAAGCCAAG gcagaggaggaactGAAGGCAGCCTGGTCTCGGCAGGCGGGGCAGCTGCGGGAGGCGGAGCGCAGGGAGCGCCTGCTGCGCTCTGCCCTGCAGCGAGCCGGGGAGCAG ctggagtcCTTCAAGACCCAAGTGATGCAAGTCTGTTCTCCatcagcagctggcagcacagggaaatcTGTAACAGAGCAGCAG GTGATAGAGAAGGTCAGGCAGATCTCTGATGAAAACCAACAGAGTCATGAGAGAGAGAGGAGTCTGCAGGAGGAATTAAGCTCCAGGCTGGCAAAGGAGAAGGAGGTGTCTGCAGACATCGAGGCGTTCAAGAACTCCCTGCAGAAGCTCCAG GCTTGCCTGAGgagcccctgcagcagtgccagcctgcgaggggagctggggcagctggaggtgcTGTGCCTGGGTCCCTCTGTCTCGGCCATCAGGACAACAGTGCTGGACATGGCACGTGGccccctgtcctggctggaggctgcagagcagctcctggacagtgcagggatggagctgcacaCCTCTGGCAAAG GGCTGTTGGCCGCTCTCAGGAGCTTCTCGGAAAAGAGTCAGGAGATGGCACAGAGGAATCAGATGCTGCAg GAGCAATTAGAgaagctccaggagctgcaggcagagctgctgcaggagcacacGAAGGAGCTGGAAGCAAAACATGAGCAAGACTTACAGATAAAAATCCAGCAAATTATCCTGGAAAAGGACAAGGAGAGCAAACAG ATTCTGGAAAGTGCTGTCACCGAGGAGAAGGACAAGTGCAAGAAATGTGTGGAGGAAGAACAGAAGAAGATAAAAGAGTTGGAAAGCCACCTCAGAAGCATGGCTGAG GCAACAGCAAagaaggcagaggagcaggaaatgACAGAGGGAAAACTGAGAGAAGCTTTGCACGAGCTGAAGAAAATCGCTGCACAAGAG GCAATGTTACAGCAGCAGGTGCttcagcaggaccagcagctcagggctgcccaGGAGGAAAATGAGTTACAGAAGCAGAAACTGCAAGAAGAAGTTGCAGGATACAGGGAGCAAAGCAAGCAGCATTCCCTGACCATCTTGGCTTTGGAGGACAGGCTGCTGGAGGCCactcagcagctggaagtgctggaggaggaaaaggcagcacttggggaaaaaatggaag GACTTCAGTGTGATGCCCACAGGTCAGCATCGGGAGCTTGGCTGCAGATTTGTCCTGCCATGGAGTCTCATGTTTGTCTGGG GaaactgcaggaggagctggcagtggcGCAGGGCACGCTCCTGGAGAAGCAGGCAGTCATCAGCAggctcagcagggagctggcagaaacCAGAGCCAGGATGTCGGACATGAGAG GGGAGCTGAGGGAAGAGCAGAAGgtggagctggagcacagccagAGGCAGCTGAAACACCGGGAGCGGGAAGTGAGCCAGCTCAGGGAGAAGCTATCCGAGATGTCCAGCCTTGTGGAGGAGAAGGATCGGgccctgaaagcagcagctgaagagtTGAG CCAAGCCCAAAGACCCTGCCCTCTGAGGGATGCTTCCCAGCAAACACTGGAGACCCCAGAGGATGCTCCCAGGACACCAGTGCAG cttgccgagctgtgggtgctggctgtgcag GAGCCACCATCAGACTTGGCTGAGCTTGGTGTAAAATGCCGAGGGCTCAGGCATGAGGAAACCATCCAACGCCAAAAGGAAGGGTTGGCCGAGCTCAGGGAGAGAGTGAAGATGTTGGAGAAGAGACAGTGCTCAG GTGCTGTGAAGAGCAATTCCGAGCCCCTGGTAGTCTGGAGGAAAGACTTCCCAGAGAAAATGGTCCAACAAAGAGGTCTTGAGCTGGAACCTGCACCTGTGTCAGGAGAAAAACTCAAGGCTGGCAAA GTTCCTGCTGGGGGCTCGTTCAGCATCACCAACAGCACAGTGAGCTTGGACAAGGCTGAGGCAGCAGGCTTGGGTGAGCAGATG TACCTTGATGTAATCGGTGCTCTGGGAAGCCTGATGGAGATGAAGGAGCTGTCAGGAATGCAGCCTCTGAAGCACCTTCCTCAGGAGAAGAGGGCAGAAGTAGGACTGCAGAGACAAGAGGCCCTGGAGCTGTTGTACAAAAAGATCAGGAACCTCCAGGTTCacttgaaaaggaaagaagaaacgCTGAAAGATTATGAGGGAAGTGTGGAGCAGCTCAG gcagagccaaGATGCCCTGCAGAGGTGCCAGGAGGATCTGTCCAAGCTGCAGGATGAAGCCcacagggaggcagaggagaaggctctgCTGCAAGAGGCTCTGcggaggctgcagctccagctgggccAGGAGAGGAGGCTGCGGCAAGCGGGCAAACGGCACAAGGTGAGGaggcagcacccagctctgctctgtgtgcaaCAGGCAGCTCCACCTCTTGGGAACCATCCACAGAGTGGTCAGTCAGACCATCCcacacccagctcctgctccgtGTGCAACAGGCAGCTCCACCTCTTGGGAACCATCCACAGAGGGGTCAGTCAGACCATCCCAAGAGGCTGCTGGAGGTTCCAGGCCCCCAGTGCTCAGCCACAGCACCGTGGCAGCATCCCTTGA